From one Rhopalosiphum padi isolate XX-2018 chromosome 2, ASM2088224v1, whole genome shotgun sequence genomic stretch:
- the LOC132922105 gene encoding arylalkylamine N-acetyltransferase 1-like isoform X1, which produces MNLNIQNLRKMSEVKKCIHNIVPITAEDKQVVVEFLRQFFFRDEPLILGINMLEDNDSLAKLESYCFNFMDNGLAFKAVSPNGDLMGVVLNNLTYRIDGEKNNEIEEETKDDTKFNIITAFLDKVEREVDVFQKYPNVDRLIDIKIIAVDKSFRGQGVCKALIDKTIELALENECPMVYIECSSYFSAKAAERLGFECIYTLYFRDYLDENDEVVFKTPPPHDSSKVYVLHL; this is translated from the exons ATG aatttaaatattcaaaatcttaGAAAAATGAGTGAGGTCAAGAAATGCATCCATAACATTGTCCCAATTACTGCTGAAGATAAACAAGTTGTCGTTGAATTTTTAAGGCAATTTTTCTTCCGAGATGAGCCTCTTATTTTGGGTATAAATATGCTGGAGGATAATGATTCTTTAGCAAAACTTGAAAGttactgttttaattttatggatAATG gtTTGGCGTTTAAAGCAGTATCTCCTAATGGAGATTTAATGGGCGTTGTCCTAAATAATCTGACGTACAGAATAGATGgagaaaaaaataacgaaatcgAAGAAGAGACAAAAGATGATaccaagtttaatattattacggcaTTTTTAGATAAAGTCGAGCGAGAAGTAGATGTTTTCCAAAAATACCCAAATGTAGATCGTTTAatcgatataaaaataattgctgTGGATAAATCATTTAGAGGACAAGGAGTATGCAAAGCTCTAATTGATAAAACAAT AGAGTTAGCGTTGGAGAATGAATGCCCAATGGTTTATATAGAGTGCAGCAGTTATTTTTCAGCTAAAGCGGCAGAGAGACTTGGGTTTGAATGCATATATACTTTGTATTTTCGAGACTATTTGGATGAAAATGATGAAGTCGTTTTTAAAACTCCTCCTCCTCACGATTCTTCGAAggtatatgtattacatttataa
- the LOC132922105 gene encoding arylalkylamine N-acetyltransferase 1-like isoform X2, with amino-acid sequence MNAAMKSENVFKVVPIIAKDETTVIEFLLKFFIRDEPINAAVELMKEKNVIKNLKNFLFGLFNNGLAFKAVSPNGDLMGVVLNNLTYRIDGEKNNEIEEETKDDTKFNIITAFLDKVEREVDVFQKYPNVDRLIDIKIIAVDKSFRGQGVCKALIDKTIELALENECPMVYIECSSYFSAKAAERLGFECIYTLYFRDYLDENDEVVFKTPPPHDSSKVYVLHL; translated from the exons atgaatgcAGCTATGAAAtctgaaaatgtttttaaagttgTGCCTATCATTGCAAAGGATGAAACAACTGTGATTGAGTTTTTGCTAAAATTCTTTATCCGGGATGAACCAATAAATGCAGCTGTAGAGTTAATGAAAGAGAAAAACGtcattaagaatttaaaaaatttcctaTTTGGATTATTCAATAATG gtTTGGCGTTTAAAGCAGTATCTCCTAATGGAGATTTAATGGGCGTTGTCCTAAATAATCTGACGTACAGAATAGATGgagaaaaaaataacgaaatcgAAGAAGAGACAAAAGATGATaccaagtttaatattattacggcaTTTTTAGATAAAGTCGAGCGAGAAGTAGATGTTTTCCAAAAATACCCAAATGTAGATCGTTTAatcgatataaaaataattgctgTGGATAAATCATTTAGAGGACAAGGAGTATGCAAAGCTCTAATTGATAAAACAAT AGAGTTAGCGTTGGAGAATGAATGCCCAATGGTTTATATAGAGTGCAGCAGTTATTTTTCAGCTAAAGCGGCAGAGAGACTTGGGTTTGAATGCATATATACTTTGTATTTTCGAGACTATTTGGATGAAAATGATGAAGTCGTTTTTAAAACTCCTCCTCCTCACGATTCTTCGAAggtatatgtattacatttataa
- the LOC132922105 gene encoding arylalkylamine N-acetyltransferase 1-like isoform X3 — protein sequence MSEVKKCIHNIVPITAEDKQVVVEFLRQFFFRDEPLILGINMLEDNDSLAKLESYCFNFMDNGLAFKAVSPNGDLMGVVLNNLTYRIDGEKNNEIEEETKDDTKFNIITAFLDKVEREVDVFQKYPNVDRLIDIKIIAVDKSFRGQGVCKALIDKTIELALENECPMVYIECSSYFSAKAAERLGFECIYTLYFRDYLDENDEVVFKTPPPHDSSKVYVLHL from the exons ATGAGTGAGGTCAAGAAATGCATCCATAACATTGTCCCAATTACTGCTGAAGATAAACAAGTTGTCGTTGAATTTTTAAGGCAATTTTTCTTCCGAGATGAGCCTCTTATTTTGGGTATAAATATGCTGGAGGATAATGATTCTTTAGCAAAACTTGAAAGttactgttttaattttatggatAATG gtTTGGCGTTTAAAGCAGTATCTCCTAATGGAGATTTAATGGGCGTTGTCCTAAATAATCTGACGTACAGAATAGATGgagaaaaaaataacgaaatcgAAGAAGAGACAAAAGATGATaccaagtttaatattattacggcaTTTTTAGATAAAGTCGAGCGAGAAGTAGATGTTTTCCAAAAATACCCAAATGTAGATCGTTTAatcgatataaaaataattgctgTGGATAAATCATTTAGAGGACAAGGAGTATGCAAAGCTCTAATTGATAAAACAAT AGAGTTAGCGTTGGAGAATGAATGCCCAATGGTTTATATAGAGTGCAGCAGTTATTTTTCAGCTAAAGCGGCAGAGAGACTTGGGTTTGAATGCATATATACTTTGTATTTTCGAGACTATTTGGATGAAAATGATGAAGTCGTTTTTAAAACTCCTCCTCCTCACGATTCTTCGAAggtatatgtattacatttataa
- the LOC132922495 gene encoding arylalkylamine N-acetyltransferase 1 isoform X1, whose protein sequence is MENVKPSSQSRRQSSIVVLHNFNCYSSSTVNSVTIIREKMASSIKIDNGFAIKLSSHQLFQKKIYYSNIMDEANQAKFTYSIVPITTKDKHTVAAFLRKFFFRDEPLNVAIQLLEETDSAAKLENYCISYLQYGMTFMAVSQTGDIMGVILNNIMHRDDEEEDEEDDETCNDNLKFKDIVVLLDKIKREADVFAQYKNVNRILEIKIVTVNEAYRGQGVCKALIDKTKEYALEMGCQMIYVECTSHYSAKAVERLGFQCIYSLAYNDYVNEHGEMVFKTQSPHRGAKVFVLPL, encoded by the exons ATGGAGAATGTGAAACCAAGTTCACAGAGTCGTCGTCAGAGTTCAATTGTTGTACtccataattttaattgttattcatCGTCTACTGTAAACAGTGTGACAATTATTCGCGAAAAAATGGCATCTTCAATCAAAATTGATAATGGCTTCGCCATCAAACTTTCATCTCATCAACTg tttcagaaaaaaatctattacaGTAACATTATGGATGAAGCAAACCAAGCAAAATTTACTTACAGCATAGTGCCCATCACTACCAAAGATAAACATACTGTGGCTGCTTTCCTAAGAAAGTTCTTTTTCCGAGATGAACCATTGAACGTGGCGATACAATTATTGGAAGAAACAGATTCAGCAGCGAAACTTGAGAATTACTGCATTAGCTATTtacaatatg GTATGACATTTATGGCAGTATCTCAAACTGGTGACATAATGGGTGTGATTTTGAACAATATAATGCATAGAGATGATGAAGAAGAAGACGAAGAAGATGATGAAACATGTAATGACAATTTGAAGTTTAAGGATATTGTGGTTCTCTTAGACAAAATTAAACGAGAAGCAGACGTGTTTGcccaatataaaaatgtaaatcgtATATTGGAAATAAAAATCGTTACAGTAAATGAAGCTTATAGGGGCCAAGGAGTATGCAAGGCGCTGATCGATAAAACTAA agaaTATGCGTTGGAAATGGGTTGTCAAATGATTTACGTTGAGTGCACCAGTCATTATTCTGCTAAAGCTGTCGAAAGACTTGGATTTCAATGCATATATTCACTGGCTTATAACGATTACGTAAACGAACATGGTGAGATGGTGTTCAAAACACAATCACCACATAGAGGCGCCAAAGTGTTTGTGTTACCTTTGTAA
- the LOC132922495 gene encoding arylalkylamine N-acetyltransferase 1 isoform X2 gives MDEANQAKFTYSIVPITTKDKHTVAAFLRKFFFRDEPLNVAIQLLEETDSAAKLENYCISYLQYGMTFMAVSQTGDIMGVILNNIMHRDDEEEDEEDDETCNDNLKFKDIVVLLDKIKREADVFAQYKNVNRILEIKIVTVNEAYRGQGVCKALIDKTKEYALEMGCQMIYVECTSHYSAKAVERLGFQCIYSLAYNDYVNEHGEMVFKTQSPHRGAKVFVLPL, from the exons ATGGATGAAGCAAACCAAGCAAAATTTACTTACAGCATAGTGCCCATCACTACCAAAGATAAACATACTGTGGCTGCTTTCCTAAGAAAGTTCTTTTTCCGAGATGAACCATTGAACGTGGCGATACAATTATTGGAAGAAACAGATTCAGCAGCGAAACTTGAGAATTACTGCATTAGCTATTtacaatatg GTATGACATTTATGGCAGTATCTCAAACTGGTGACATAATGGGTGTGATTTTGAACAATATAATGCATAGAGATGATGAAGAAGAAGACGAAGAAGATGATGAAACATGTAATGACAATTTGAAGTTTAAGGATATTGTGGTTCTCTTAGACAAAATTAAACGAGAAGCAGACGTGTTTGcccaatataaaaatgtaaatcgtATATTGGAAATAAAAATCGTTACAGTAAATGAAGCTTATAGGGGCCAAGGAGTATGCAAGGCGCTGATCGATAAAACTAA agaaTATGCGTTGGAAATGGGTTGTCAAATGATTTACGTTGAGTGCACCAGTCATTATTCTGCTAAAGCTGTCGAAAGACTTGGATTTCAATGCATATATTCACTGGCTTATAACGATTACGTAAACGAACATGGTGAGATGGTGTTCAAAACACAATCACCACATAGAGGCGCCAAAGTGTTTGTGTTACCTTTGTAA